In Cryptomeria japonica chromosome 5, Sugi_1.0, whole genome shotgun sequence, the genomic window CCCTTTCTAAGATTTAAAGTTAAATTATAGTCAACTAAGTACACATTTGGCACAATTTGGTGTTATGCTTGTAGTCAAAGAAGTTCTATACATTCATTCTAACACATTTAAAATTCACATGTCCTCTCTCATTTTAGAGCATTAAAGAAACAATCAATAGATATACATCTAAATTTAGTATATAACAATGCAAAAAAATTACATACATAATTCTAACACAATTACTTACTTTCTTTGAATATTTGTACACATTTTCAAGAGTTAACTTAAGTGAAGTTGTCTCCTTGTGACAAAACAATAGCGCTTCCAAATACTTTTCAATATTATTAACCTTCAAATATTAAAAACAATATAATTAAATGAAGATTATTGAAACAAATGACAATACAAAACTATACACTACATAAGATTGAGCCCAAATGAAAAAGACTAAATCTATATTTTGTGAACTTAACCTAGACTTGCAAGCTTGGCATTAATATTGTTCAATGTTTTTACATGACAAACACCATGACATAAGATTGTTTAATCCTTTTACATAACAAACACAATGACATGAATATTTCTTTCAGAAGACACATAATTACACAGAAGCAATTATGTGAGAGGATTGTATAGATCATGTCTACAATTAAGAGAAAAACCAAGTTTATGGGAGTTCCAAATTCCTTCTCTTCACCAATACTAGCACTCGCCTCTTATTCATTTGGTAGGATCTCAGCTCCCTTTTTCCCCCTCTAATCACATGCTACTTCAATTGACATGAACAAATAATGAAGCACACCTATAAGAAATGAATTCCATAATCTGATCCAAATTATTCAATCTACCCTTGCGCAAGGGATTTTTCAACTCTTAAACTtgagtctacaaatgataaagaatCTGATATTAAATCGTGGTCCTTTGTTCTACCTATAAATCACAAAGACAAATACCATGCTTGAAACTCGTATTGATAAAGCTCTTGGCAATTGCTTTATGTTATAAAATGTAAAAATTGTCGAATTTTGGCATCCACGAAATTGGCGAATTTGACAACCAAAAGTTAGGGAAAGAAACTGATAACGACCATTTTATGATAGTTTTGTTTGAAATTATTATTGTTTTTACCCACATTTCTAGTAAAATATCACAGAACGAATGAAATAAACagaaattttttttataatatttagacAACGAGGAGGCGCTCAAATGCCCCTTTTTAAGAATCCATTTACAAAAAACTCGCAAATAATCCACTGTAATCACGATTTAATCATCAGCAAGCATAAGCCCCCTCTTGATTTCGTCTTCTCATTCTGCTACCCCATGACGAAGTATTATTTTCTGATCTCCTTCTAATGAACTCCATCAGTTGAGCTTCCCACACTTGACTACTCCCTAATCCGCCTTCGTAATCGCCTACCGTGAACATGTTCTGCAGTCTCCAATCGTAATCCTGGCGGAGCAGAGGATCCGACAGAGTCTTATAAGCCTCCTGAACTTGAAGAAACAATCTGCTACACTCTTCCTTCTCTGCAGCAGGGCAGACGTCAGGATGATATTTGAGAGCCATCCGACGATATGCGCTCTTTATATCACGCGCACTCACGTCAGGGGAGATACAGAGAATATCatacaatgatgatgatgaagaagaaaaggaagcatTTTGAGATTGAAAAGCCCTAATACTTGTCGAATGCTTTGGCCTCGCTCCAATTCTGAGCCGTGGAATTCCAGAAGAAACACACTTGCTCATAAGACGGGGATGCGCCTGTAAACCCTTCATTGATGCACTGTACTCCATGAATCTGTTACAGAAAGCTTAGTGACCAAGAAATAACTATTTTGCCTGTAAATGTAGATAAAAATTCAATTGTTCAGCCAAACTCCAAATAGATCAGATCAAATAAACAAGACTTGGTTTATTGGCGAGGATAAACAATTTGGagcatatatatagagagagaaatcAAATTGGGGGTTTCCGTTTCCGAGAAGGATACGAAGTGCATAAATTTCTGGATTCTAGAAATACACGGTGGCCCTCTACGACACGTGCCATCCGTGTGCCATCACGTGCCATCTGTGTGCGGGGAACATTGTTTTCACCGATCTTTCTAGATGAATCATTAACGCGTCAAATGATGACACGACATCAGGGATTAAAAATCAACAACTACGTTTGTCTTGGACGAGACGAGGTTTATTCAACCACTTAACCAATCGCGTCTTCAACAACCGAAGTTTTAATCCAAGCGAACTGACAGTCTTATAGATGTCCTATCATCTTACTAATCATATAACAAAATAATAGTGGCTGGCAGAATTTTTACTTACTAAGGAGGTAATAAAACCTAACGTTGGCGAGACCAACTTTTCAATTTAGATGTTTTACTAAAGATGTTAGATTATTATACTTATTTATCTCATTTTTCTTCTCAATGTATGCCATTTTATCCAAAGTTGCCTAGGATAGAATTTAGTAGATGGATAGCTTAAGttggttttcttttttcttttctcttttctatttataCAAAGTTTTTTATAATTGAATAAATATAAATtacaaagattaaattgaataTATGAATTTCTAAAACAAATTGTTCATCATATATGTGTAATCTtactttttaaaattaaattaaagaagataaataagtaagaatttattgtatttaatataagtaaattaataatttttatttagttttagaATATTTGAATATAATTGTGCATCTTTTATATTTCAGTGTTATCAATGATTTTATATAATTGTGAGATTTTAGGATCTAGATTTTTGTAGTATCTATTGGATTCATATTTGATAGAGTTTACgattattttcatgttttttattttttggacaaaacaatcaaattcaatttgcaactATGTTGACtaaatgatgtaggagcatctcaaGGTTCAAAAGTAAtcttcatcaaccaaaaatatttttcttttattttgtttatttgtagATTTTCAATCATTTGTCAATCACCATATATCCTACTTTATTTCAACACAATTGTATATGTCACCTTCTAATATGGAGTAAATATTACACTATGATTATTCAATGTCGTATTCAATTTTCATAAGATTTTGGTCATTACAAACTTGGTTTTTGAACCTTATTATTAGACTTGAAAATTAACACTCAATTGTATTCTTCAAGTCTTATTAAAAATTTCTAAATTTTAGAATAGCAAAAGAACACATGTTATAATACATAAGGTCATGAGTTATTTTAGTATTCACTACATCAGGTTTTACATCACCACATTCAATCTAGGAGCTTCTACCTACATATTTGGTTGACTACACATTTCTTCAAAGACTACATGATAATTTTGATCTGGAccaatttttaataataaattatttaacaaTATCCTTAATTAAATCTAATCTTTTAATCCACAATATCAAATATCATGTCAGATCAATATGTTTTTTAGTTGAAGTGTTAAAAAAAGATCCCAAAAAAGATTAAATGGAATAATTATGAATTAAATCGTTCTTTGTTGATTTGCTAATTTAACATTAGATAACTTTTTTACTTTTTGTATCAAATGAATATGTActtgaataatttttttatatcattATCAATACTAATAATTTTAAAATCacaatattataaatattaaaactCTTAAACTTAAAAATAACCTATTTAACTATCATGAAATATTAGGTACTTTCACTAACCTATTGTAGTGTCGCAAATTGTAACCagtacaatttacacctcatgtttgtgctcctactttagtgtgtctcatTTTCATTCCCCCTAGGCCCATTTTGGCCCCCTTTTGCCCCAACCTTGATGTCACATGTTGATACCATTAGGTGGGCCCCATCCTTGAGGCTATCCTCTCTTGTTTCTTGATTAAATGGTCCTATTTTTGGAGGATCATGGCGTGGAGTGCCTTGGTCTTGTACTAGGGTACCCCAAAATGCCTGATCCCCCTTAA contains:
- the LOC131049763 gene encoding chaperone protein dnaJ 20, chloroplastic, producing MEYSASMKGLQAHPRLMSKCVSSGIPRLRIGARPKHSTSIRAFQSQNASFSSSSSSLYDILCISPDVSARDIKSAYRRMALKYHPDVCPAAEKEECSRLFLQVQEAYKTLSDPLLRQDYDWRLQNMFTVGDYEGGLGSSQVWEAQLMEFIRRRSENNTSSWGSRMRRRNQEGAYAC